CTGCAACTCTAGTTTGCAACTATACATACAATGGGACAGGGAAGGAATTTCGAGCTTCGCTACACAAAGGAACGGACAGTTCAGTTGAAGTTTGCTTCATTTCATGGAACACAACCAAAATTAGCAGCAATTCAAATAAAGGATTCAACTGCCAGGGGGATCATGATAAAGACAAAGTCATCTTCAATCTTTGGAACATGAATGCCAACCAAACTGACATCTACTTCTGCAAAATTGAGGTCATGTATCCACCCCCATACGTCTACAATGAGAAGAGCAACGGGACTGTCATTCATGTGAAAGGTAAGCTGAGAAACCTCTGTAGGCCAATATCCTCCCCATAAACACTCCCTACATAATGGCTGGAGGCAGTTTGtttccttaaaaagaaaagttcGATTGTCTGGTAAAACTACATTCTTGCCCTGGACTTCCTGAAGAAGAGATCTTAAAATGATGATTAATAAAAATGACACATTGGAACAAGGAATAAATAAGCAAAGATTgatgtttttaatttcatttacctaaagttttctttgctctttcctTAAAGAGACACTCACCCAAATACAAGAGCCTCAGTCTGCAATTCCTTTGTGGATTCTGGCAACAGTGACTGGAATTCTTGCACTCTACAGTATGCTAATAACTGCAGTTTTTATTAACTATTGGGTAAGAAACGtgtattttcctttgctttgtaTGCTCTAGTA
This is a stretch of genomic DNA from Anomalospiza imberbis isolate Cuckoo-Finch-1a 21T00152 chromosome 7, ASM3175350v1, whole genome shotgun sequence. It encodes these proteins:
- the CD28 gene encoding T-cell-specific surface glycoprotein CD28 isoform X2 produces the protein MLLGILVVLFFIPTADVTENKILVAQHPLLIVANQTATLVCNYTYNGTGKEFRASLHKGTDSSVEVCFISWNTTKISSNSNKGFNCQGDHDKDKVIFNLWNMNANQTDIYFCKIEVMYPPPYVYNEKSNGTVIHVKETLTQIQEPQSAIPLWILATVTGILALYSMLITAVFINYWKSRKHMYHQSDYMNMTPRHPPYQKNKGYPSYAPTRDYTAYRSWQP
- the CD28 gene encoding T-cell-specific surface glycoprotein CD28 isoform X1, whose product is MLLGILVVLFFIPTADVTENKILVAQHPLLIVANQTATLVCNYTYNGTGKEFRASLHKGTDSSVEVCFISWNTTKISSNSNKGFNCQGDHDKDKVIFNLWNMNANQTDIYFCKIEVMYPPPYVYNEKSNGTVIHVKETLTQIQEPQSAIPLWILATVTGILALYSMLITAVFINYWQKSRKHMYHQSDYMNMTPRHPPYQKNKGYPSYAPTRDYTAYRSWQP